From Girardinichthys multiradiatus isolate DD_20200921_A chromosome 19, DD_fGirMul_XY1, whole genome shotgun sequence:
AATTATTGAAGGAGTTTGAAGAGGGCACTaacgactgtggctcagtaggaagagtagtcgtcttgcaatcagaaggttgtgggttcgattccagcttccatACGTCGAtgtgcaaggcacttaacctcaagttgcctaccgatctgcgtatcggtgtatgaatgtgtgagcgttagtgagtgcgattgggtgaatgtggctctagtgtaaaagcgctttgagtggtctatatgactggaaaagcgctatataagttcagtccatttaccattactTTATAAAGGAACTAACCATCTGTTAtctaaaatcaaacttttttgaATATTCAACTATATTTTGGAAtattaaacacatttacaaacatCTATAgacttatattttttccttttcatgatGAACTCATTAGGGTCCCAACTTTGGACAGCATGGGGGTAGCTCTCATTACATCTTAGTAAAAACATACAAGCTGGGTTACAAATTTTCATTATTGGAGAGGGACTCATGTTTTCCTCGTTTTCATTCTGCCTAGTTAAATTCCACTCTAAACAGGGGGGCACCTGCACTCCCACTAACTCTTTTCATCACTTGtgtgttccggaggtgaaagaagggaATCCTGGAAAcctgggatttaaatgacatgtcctggtcaaaaataacaccaaggttttttacttagGAGGGTGATTTGAAAATTTACAAAAAGCACATTAATTGTGCACGAGAAgatattatttacaaaaaatggaaaacctggaaaaatttaacttttcaaaAGCTTTACATATCTGTTTCATAAATCCTTTTTAATAATCAtatataatattcaaattttctgagacactaaacaataaataatggcTTAAAGTATATTAtcttgccaaaagtattcactcaccTGGCTTGACTTGCATATCAACTTAAGTGACAAGGTCATAGACTGATGTTGGACCGGAAGGCCTGGCTCTCAGTCttcgctctaattcatcccaaaggtgttctatcAGGTTTAGGGTCAGGACTCTGTAAGGCCCAGTCAAACTCATCCACACCAAACTCTCTCATCCATGTATTTATGGACCTTGCTCTGTGCACTGGTGCACAGTCACGTTGGAAGAGGAAGGGGTCATCTCCAAACATTCAGTATTcagagttcctttcactggaactaagggtccaaactcagctcctgaaaaaccccacagcataatcccccctccaccaaactttacagTCGGCACAACATAATCAGAGAAGTATCGTCTCCTGGCAACCTCCAAACCCAGACTGGTCCATCCGATTGTCAGATGGAGAAGCGTGATTTATCACTCCAGAGAATGTGATTCCACTGATCTAGTCCAGTGGCAGCGTGCTTTGCACCACTGTATCTAAAGCTTTGCATTGCACTCAGTATTCCAACTACTCACCCATGAGAACCCATTTTATGAAGCTCTATACGTAATGTTCTTGAgttaatctgaaggccacatgaagtttggagATCTGTAGCTATTGACTCTGCAGAAAGTCAGCATCCTCTGCCCACCACTCCACCAGTTTACGAGGCCTACCACTTCATGGCTGAGTTGCTGTCATTCCCAATCACTTCCACTTTCTTATAATACCACTGGTGGAATATTTAGAAATGAGGAAATTTTACAACTGCACTCGCTGCACATGTGTCACCCATTACTGCATGCTGGAATTCACTGAACTCCTGAGAGCAACCTattttttcataaatgtttgtaGAAAGTCTACATGCCCAGATTTTATGTACCTGTGGGAAGTGATTGCAGCACTTAGTTTCAATTATTTGGAGGGGTAAGCAAATACTTTTGGTATTATTGTGTATTTTACTCTATGCGTAATAAATCAAAGTGACAACAAATATTAAACCTTTCCACTATATTTTTTGAGGTGTAATGTTGGTTGAGGTGGTGATAACTAAATGACTTACTATAAAGTCCTGACTGTAACAGAACACCTTAATGCCCTcctaaacattttctgtttcattaaGCAGAACACCACATTTCACTGGCATAAAGAGCCAGGGTACCTAGTACTACAACATCTGCAAAAAGTAAGATGACACTTGGGTTTCCAAGGCTGGTGTCCTTCTCTCCACCAATAAACCTTGAGATACTGTCCTTGAACACCACATTCAGTATTTCAACAAGGGTAAAGACCAGGGCCCATATTCaaaaagaatcctaagactagaGTAGCACCTAGTGATgtaattctaagaaaaatcttagaatttttTGAATTCTAAGATTCTTCATAGAATTTTCCctcagtaagataaaagttattgaCGAAGCATCTTAGGCTTTTCGATTGTGAGGAAACCAAACTGAACCTCATTATACAAGATTAGTCAAAtgttgaattttaatattaattaacATGAAATGAATTAACATGAAATAAATGCAGTATGGCGAATAAATATAATTagtaaatcaaaataatgagcaTGTAAATATGCAACGTTTAAacatgatgctgtgtgacaaatcatttaattttaattaagagCAGATGTtacatgacattttaaaaaagagaaCTTCCCAGCCAACAGGCACACGTGGGGTCCAAATGGGAGCAACACAGGTGGATTATACGTTGTGATAAATATCcaggacatttattttttttaagaaccgttttatttctttttttaggtttgagatgaggaaaacaaaaccttgcaaaaagaggatggatacatttgttgttttttgcgcAAAATAGCCTAGTATAAAAACAGTTTCCAGCCTAATGATAAACAGATCTAAAATAATAGGAAACCTGCACAGGAGGAAACCTACCCAAAAGGGAACCTGCCTCTGGGATGGGTTTACAATCATATGATCAGCTTCAGAAACCGGCCTCGACGGTACAAACCGGGGTTTTGGTGAAAGCACTGAAAAACCAGACTACCCAATCCACGAGTTTTGTGTCAATCATAACAGATTGATAAAGAAACTATAACAGCTCTATATTTGCTATGAGGTGGAAACGGTGCTTTAAAATGAAGAGAGGACGTAACCCTAAAGATTTAAGGACAACAAAACCtttcaataaattaaactttgtgattggagaaaaaaataaaagaccagGAGACGTCTTGTCTGCCACAGGCTTTTATTGCAAAGTGGCTTCCTGTGATCTCAGAAACAATGTTTCACTTTAAGGCtccagatgatgatgatgatgatgatgtgggAGTCATCTCTCACTGCTagggaggagggagggagggggtCAAACCTGCTTCCTCTAGTGctttctttacaaaacaaaagtgCACTCCAACTCTGGTGTGACTGTTACATTCAAACTGAAATAAGGCGACAAGCAGACAGCTAATGATGGTCAGCCAAACAAGAATGAAAACTGAGGTAAACAAATCTTCACTTGgaaacaaaaaaggaatttaACGTCAGGAACTTCAGTTTCAACCTGTAGTGTTTAAAGGAAAAGTGCTGGACAAAAATTTTATGCATAGACTAACACAATGTGTCTGCCCGGTTGAAtaaaatggaaaggaaacaaaagattacaataataaatattcatgtaAAAAGCTTCATGAGTGCAACCCGTGTACAGCAGGAGGCAGTGCTTTGTGGCGCTCTTGTTCCACAACAGTGGCTGCTTCCTTCATATCAACTTTTTGGCAAAACTCTGGCTGTgtgagagagaaggagagagagaaCCTTCCTGGGGTTTGGTagtgttgttttgtttctgccatGTGAGCAAAAGTCACATGACAACAAACTGGGAGGTGTTTGCATATCATTATGTTAATGAGATCTTCTTCATGTTTAGGAAAAAAGAAAGCAGTAAGAaccaagacaaaaataaaacaagaagcCTAAAGACACCAACACCTTCAGGACATGGATATAGACAGAGCAAGCTTCTGGGTGAAGTGACGGTGTTCAGGTGGGGTTGGTTGCTTCGGTCCTGATGGCACGGCGGTTGGCTTGACTCCGCTCGGCTCACCGCTGCAGCATCACAGCGGCTTGCCCTCCAGAGACACCACCACGTTTCCGCCCAGCTTTTCAGCCAGCGTCCGGCGGTCCTGAATATCGTCCAGGCCATTAACCTGCCACTCGTGCTTGATACCTGAGAAGACATTCCTAGAGTTAATGCTGGtgcagaagaccacacctgAGCATTCACACAGACTCGTACTAAATCAACAAACACACCTGAGTTGGGCAAGTCTGACCAATCCAGTCTGATCATCCATGTATGAGCTTATAAACCCCTAACAAAAGCAATGCCAGGACTAGACTAACAGGAAGCTACCTGGGTCATTCAACGAAATGTCTCAGAGATTGAGAAAACCAGACCGTGTGTAAATAGAATTAGATTGTTTTCTTAAGTACCTTAAGATGAAGCCTGCGGTGAAATAGGGTTATTTAAACAGACTCAACTGAACTTGGTGATTTATTGACACTAGTTTAAGgagcaaaaccaaaaaaaaaaaagaaccctATGTCTGCCTCAAAGCCTTTATGGTCctaaataatcaaatgtctACCATATCTAAAGATAAAACTTCTTTACCGTGTGTGCTGGCTCGTTTTCTCCTAACGAGACATTATAGTGCATATAGAAGCCAAAACACCCTGGTTACAAAACCAGGGTCTTATGATAAATAATTTCCTAAACTTTGCAACCAATAATGTGAAACATTCTGGAATATTTGTAAGAAATATGTATTGTTAAAATTAATAACATATTgctatatttttgtattttaagtgGGTTAAGTGTGCATACTCTTAAATGAATACACTGTTGAAAAaccttttgatttaatttcagtattcaGTATCTTATCGAGTTCCCGCATGCTTTCAAATATAGACAATCTGATGACCTTTAAATATAGTTCAGCAGTCCTGCTAGGATCTTCTTTTCCATCGGCCATAAAGTCACAAAGAGTCATAATAGCTAACTGTACAAAtatatcagtcaggagaaatggacataaaaaaatacaccaCAGCATTGAAAATATCTCTCCACAAACAATCAAAAGACAAGATGGAAAGATGCTCAGACAGGCTGCCAGGGGGCCGATGACAACAATGCAGGGATTTCTGGTTGGTACTAAACAGTTTCCTGTTATTTTTGAATGTCTGCTCATTTCCAAAAGAACCCCAGACCCTCAGTGGTACCTGGTGGTAGCGGCAGCATTCTCTGGGGTTACTGTTCCCCAGATGCAACCACGGGTTTGTCTGTGTGGATGGCATTATCAACAATAGAGTGAGCAAATATTGCCAAACTAACTAACAAAGAAGACTACATGTAGAAACTGAAGGCTAATCTAAAGGCTGGTTCAACAGAGTATTAGTTCAAGCGTATACATCAGGCTTTCCCCCCCCCCGGTTGTATTCTACAGAATACACATACCATTATAGGTGGAAAAAATTTATtctttacatcacaaaaacctggcattATTTCAGAGGTGTGTAGAATTTTGGAGAGCCACTGGATATTTGAGATGTTTAAATGATTAGCCAACGTAAAACTAAAAGatactgtttgtttttggctCAGCCATTGCTTTTACATGTTGGTtaccaaacatttcccccagaTTACAGCACATACATGGTTACTGATGGAAGATATTGGCCAACTACAGACACCCTTGTTTCCGAGCTAAAAAGTTACAAACAGTGCAATGACAAAGGGAGTGGTAGAAAATTATAAATGCAAGTACTGATTTTAATTCACAACAATACAATAGGCCAGCTAAAGGAGCAGAAATGTTAGATAAAAACCGTAGACGTATTTAGGACCTTTTAAAGCCACACCAAGTCCTCACCTGTAAACTTCTTTTTGATGGCATCTTTAGAGCTGGCGTAGATCATCTTGCTCTTCAGCGGAGCACTCTCTGGGGCCCTGCGGAGTAAAAAACACCCGCAGATGAGCCTTTATGTTCTGAAATTCTCATCCATTCATACATCTGAATCAACTGTTCCACTCAGGAACATGAAAGCAGATGCACAGTTGTGACACACAGTCCATGTATGACAGAAAATGTGCTGCGTTTCTGAAGAAGACCCCACTGCATCAGTGTTGGAGCAGACATGGGAGACGTAGTGTGAAAATTGGTCAAGATTTAAGAAGCTTAATATGAGTAGAGCACGGATGCGATCATGCGCTGTGTAGGGTTCTCTTTCACAAAGCAGTTCCAATAGAAACCTGCATTGCGCTCCCTCTGACTATTCAGAAATCACACATGGAGACGGCGATCTCCAGCATTACAGCAAACAGACGAAAACCTTAACCAGCAGGGCAGGACGATGGAAGGTGTCATGTAGCAGTGCCATCAGTACTAATAAATCTCCTCCTCAATGCAGTTCTTTTATAAACGGTAACAGCAATCCAGTTGTTTATCAAGTAAATGCTTCAAATTAGAAATCATACATCTAACCTTCTTAATCTTTACATCAATATGACTTCGGAGTTCTGTTTACTGCTGCTGGCAGATCGAATAACCcatacaaattcaattcaattcaaaaatactttattaatcccaaagggaaattacatgttgttatagctcatattatgaaggtttcctcaaagagccgttgtagatgctgatggctgtgggcaggaaggatctcctgtagcgctccgtcttacagcagatctgaagaagcctctgactgaagacactctgttgttgtaggacagtctgatgaagaggatgctcagggttctccataatgttcttcattttatgaagaatccttctttccacaatgatctccagaggttctagaggagtccccagaacagaaccagcattttttatcatcttgttgagcttttttaagtccctggctctgatgctgcttccccagcagatgatggtagaagagatcacactttccacaacagacttttagaagatatgcagcatcttgctgcaaacaccaaaggacctaaacttcctcaagaagtacagtctgctctgtcccttcttgtagatggattcacagttgcatctccactctagtctgttgtcctgTTATACACCATCACTGCATCACTCCCTGGACCTGTAAAGCCAGCTCGCCCCGATGTCATGAAAATGACAAACCTATCCTTAATCCCACCTTGACATGTTTTGTTAAAGAGCCTTTTGATTCAGAACCAGATTGCGTCAGACAGGTCAAATCCCACACAACCAGGTCATTTACCCGCCAATACCCATGATCTGGATGGCTGAACTTAATGAGTGGAttcttttaggttttaaaaacatGGACAGTAATCTGAACAATTAACAGATTTCTAACCAGTTTATTGCAGGTGTGTGTGCACAGGAGGCTGTCTCTGAGAATCCTAGCTACAGGTTAGTTCTCCAAGGtctcttttttttcaaaaatcataCCTCCATAACCCATGACTGCTTTTAGTATGCATATTTCATTTTACACCACTTTCTGCTCAGCCTTTATTAGAAGATTTGTTAGAATTCATACATCAAACCTGACAACACGACGAACACTCAGCTGCTATAATGTTAATAGAGGAATGGCTGAACAGGCCCGAGCCCCCAATCCAGACAACAGGCAACTTTAGAGTTCATATtaagtatttttatatttatggttttatctgcagattcaagtttttattttggaatCCGTGGGAAATTCAGATGAGTAATGTATGACACTGAAACCTGGGCCAGAAAACTAAACTAGTACAGCATTATTTTAGACTGATCAAAGGCTTAATTAATATCTGTAATAATGTTAATAATGTGTTGTTGCTCCGAGAGAAATCTTAATATTGACTTTGAATAAGCATTTTGCAACAGTGAATAGAAAATCCATTCCTTTCTTAGCAGAAGAAAACGTTAAACCTGAAAGTCTGACAGAACCAGCATTAAAAAAGGAGCAGCATTGCTGTGGGGTCATGTTCTGTTGCTTTACACTGCCACTGACCAtcaaataatccagaaaacCCCACAAACGATGCCTGAATGATAAAGGCACACGTATGCAATTACAGCACTAACTGAGGCTCTGTGGTTAAATGGAGCCGTTTCTGCCGCCACTGATTTTAAACATCTAAACATAGATTTCTTCTATTCAGCACACATCTACAGTTTATTCTAGACAGTGGcctttctaaaaatgttatataCAGAAAACATCCACATCAGTCAACCTCTAGTTTTTCCAAGCAGAAATGAGCATGCTGTCTGGTTGATGAGAACAAATCTACAACCACGCAGAAGAGGAATTTGCGCACATGAGTCTCAAATTTCTTGCTGAAAATGGCATTTGTCATGCCCATAAGCCAATCAGAAGCATTTCCACAGACATGCAGTCCAGGTATCACTTTACTCTGAATCAGTTGGACAGAATGTATTCCAGGCCAGGCCCTGGATTACATTCCTTTTAAAGCATTTCAGGGCTGTAGAGAGTGGAAACATGGATACTGGGCTGCCTCTGCTTGTCATTGGCTGTGACTGATGTTTTCTTCCTGCATTTGAGCTTCATCAAGAGGACACAAATCTCCACCTTAGGCTGCAGTAACATGGTCCAACGATCAATGTATAAATCAGTCAATTAAAAACCAATACATactgttttttattcatatttattcaaagttctcccaaaatacttttaaaaaatctaaaccCTTACATCAGAATAACCCCCTGGAAGCACTGCACTGTACTACTGCAGCCCAATATTATTTCAGTCAAACTGAACTCGCAAATTTTTCTATCTTTTCAAAGAAAGTGGTGTTCCAACCTGAAGCCCCCAGCACCCCACAATCAATACTATACCAGAAGATGAAGACCAGGTCCTCCTTCTTTGACTCCTTGGTTTCGTAGGTGGCGTCGTACAGGGCATATCTACAGTCATTGGGGGGGAGGAGCTTGACAAAGCAGCCGTAAGGGTCATCCACTGTTTCCCCGATGTCTCCCACGAGGATCTGCTTCCCTTCTTCCACAATGATCTTCTTTCTGTCCTCGCTCAGACAGAACAGCACCgccttcttcctcttcctcactTCTTCCTGAGTTGAAGACTTTCTCACCTTCATGTCGTTGAAAACCCTGATGACTTCATCATTCACTGTCACACCTGATGCCTGCAGGGGGAGACGTAGTACACATTTAGACATACCCATCAGGTTCACGGCTCTGCTGTGGTCATCATGGTTTTTTCTATACAATATTCAGTGTTTTTACACTGACATTTAACCTTGAAGTCCTAAATCCGCTACAGACTCTTTAGATCTCTCATACTACCTCTACATGAACCAAGAAATCAGCTGAAGTGTGGAACACGACGATTTTCAAGTTGATTGACACCCAACCATTAACCACTAGAAAGAAACTCCAACATCTGATGGGTGAAAGCACCAGATTAAGAGCTTTCCCGTCGTGCATGCAAACCTTTTTCCATGTGCACACCATTACTTGgagaataaaaatcaaaatcagCTATTTTCACTATCACTGGGGTGTTTAAAAATTAAGTCAGGGAAAGCACAGAGATGTAAAAGGAAACACGTTTTCTATGACATGTCGAGAGATATCTGTAGTTAATTGAGCCAGTGAGATAGCTAACGCTGAACAGCCTAGTGGCTTAGTTTTAATATGTTGAGGTTTCAACCTCTTTTATGGAAAATgctagattttaaaatgtttataagaaaataatttaataatgctACCCATGCCAAGTGGTAATACAATAATAATGCTAAGGAACTTTTAGAATATTAACTGTATGA
This genomic window contains:
- the cfl2 gene encoding cofilin-2, which produces MASGVTVNDEVIRVFNDMKVRKSSTQEEVRKRKKAVLFCLSEDRKKIIVEEGKQILVGDIGETVDDPYGCFVKLLPPNDCRYALYDATYETKESKKEDLVFIFWAPESAPLKSKMIYASSKDAIKKKFTGIKHEWQVNGLDDIQDRRTLAEKLGGNVVVSLEGKPL